Within the Sarcophilus harrisii chromosome 2, mSarHar1.11, whole genome shotgun sequence genome, the region ATTTTGGGGGTGACTTGGTGAAATCTAAGTATtgtgatgatagtgatgatgagcTAAGGTCATTCCCATGATCTGCTATTACTTTAATGTGCCACCGAGTCTATGATCTTATTGATGTACATCAGTGGTGTCAGGCTGAAATAGAAATGGGTGCCATTAGCCAGAAAATGAATTTTGTGGAccatttttgaattttgaaattattttaatccattttacttattttgttaaatatttcccatttacattttaatttggtttggtcTACATTCAAGTATGTTGTGGATTGTATGTTGTAGGTGGTCCAGAGATAGTATTTGACTATTTGAACCATGCCTATACCTGTTTAATAGACCCAGCTGgcataattcattatttttttaaatgaagttttgcTGATTCTGTAATCATGATTTCTCTCTTTAAATGCCTTTGGTTTTCTGTTAAAGGGTGCTAAATTGTTCTTAGTGTTATTGTCAGTagcggatttttttttttttaatacttgcaAAAAACTGAatcaatagaagagaaaaataaataagtagaaattttgttttttggtcttatATATTctgctttgaaaatttttaagTTACTTGTAAATAGGATTAATGTTTTCATTAGACATTTTATGTTGCATGTGTTTGGCTCCTATttcattcatttgcatttcaGTTTTAGCTTTTGgttatatgttaaaattttccATAGTTAAATTTCACTAGcataaaagttaattttaaaagcttATCTTAGTTATATTACCCTGAACAAGTTGCTTAACCGTATGTTTTAGAGCAGTTGCAAGTATGCATTGGTAGAGTATTTCTTCACTGGGAGTTCATTATACAGGTGAAATAATAGATTTGGACCAGAAtttagccaattttttttttttcagaaacatatTTTTGACTTAGTCTTCAGTGTATTAAAAAGGCACGAATTTAAaacttttaccatttttttccttgctaATTTTGATGGTTATGAAGTAGCACCTtaaaattgttctaatttccaTTTCCCTTGTTATCAATAGGTTGGAATATTTAAAAGAGTGATTGATTAAAATTAGTGAGAAAGCACCATATTGACTGTCTCAtcatgagcaagttacttaacttgcTGATGCTCTCTAGGCACcattctaagattataaatttcagacATGGTACCAGTTTATATTGGTACTAGGAACTTTTTCATCTAGGAAACCACAGGACTCAGGCCATATCCCCTTCCTTACAATTTATCCATTTATGGAAATAATCTGTATTTATTACATACATGTATTACATGTGTGTaaattatctgtttattttttgaccattttccAATGGTGATTTAATTCCATTAATTATATAAAGTGATTAGTGATTTTTCAGTGTTGCAACTTTAAGATTTCTAAGATTTAATACCTACAAAAGAACATAGATATTTTAAGCCTGTTAAAACCATTGCTAGGTAGATATGACAAAGCTGTGATTGAAAGTGGCTGAGTGAGAAGATTATATAACCATTCTTGGGAACATGTATCCATGTTTGAGAGGGAAATTTTGGATAATTTAACTTTGAGGACAAAATTCAATATCTGAATACAGTGTTCATTAGGgttttgattgaattttttttcttcccttcaattaatttttgtgaTTTGGCTTGTAATTTTGAATGAATACTAATcaatatattatacacaaaacACAAACTATGTATTCTCACCTTTTGGAATGGCATTATGCTTCCTTCAGGCTCTTCCTTGTACACTGCCTTCATCTCTGAAATTTACCCTGTCAAAAACAAAATCTTGATATAAGACAAGCAATGTCCCtagttattttatattgttttttttttttttttttttttgtggttttttaagCTTCTAATCAGTTttggaaaactttatttttatgactGAGTAGATTTGAtctttattcaaatttttctgtttaccttttctttcctcaatCCTATGTTAGTGGTTTCAAAGTATTGCTGCGGGAGCCAACATTACAGAGGTCtttaatatagatagatagatggatggatggaaggatgtATTGGTTCAATTTAGTAAATGTGTTTATACTTCATTAAAAAATTGAGTCTTATGTATTATTGTGTAATAAGTGGAGATTGtgttaatatctttaaaaagaagcAGAATGTAATTAACGATTTGaatcactctgtgtgtgtgtgtctatctctatttttttctttttaaattgaaaccacctatcctttcttttccccccagaTTCAGTACTAAACATGGGTGCATTTTTGGATAAACCCAAAACTGAGAAACACAATGCTCACGGTGCTGGGAATGGTTTGCGTTACGGCCTAAGCAGCATGCAAGGATGGAGAGTAGAAATGGAAGATGCTCACACAGCGGTTGTAGGTATTCCTCATGGCTTGGACAACTGGTCATTTTTTGCTGTTTATGATGGTCATGCTGGATCTCGAGTGGCAAATTATTGCTCAACACACTTATTAGAACATATTACTAATAATGAAGATTTTAGGGCAGCAGAAAAACCTGGATCTGCTCTTGAACCTTCAGTGGAAAATGTTAAGAGCGGAATCAGAACTGGCTTCTTGAAAATTGATGAATACATGCGTAACTTTTCAGATCTCAGAAATGGAATGGACAGGAGTGGCTCAACTGCAGTAGGAGTTATGATTTCACCTGAACATGTCTACTTTATCAACTGTGGAGATTCACGTGCTGTCCTTTTTAGGAGTGGACAAGTCTGCTTTTCAACCCAGGATCACAAACCTTGCAATccaagggagaaggagagaatccAAAATGCAGGAGGCAGTGTAATGATACAGCGTGTTAATGGTTCATTAGCAGTTTCTCGAGCTCTGGGGGACTATGATTACAAGTGTGTGGATGGCAAGGGCCCTACAGAACAACTTGTTTCTCCAGAGCCTGAGGTTTATGAAATTTTAAGAGCAGAAGAGGATGAATTTATCATCTTGGCTTGTGATGGGATCTGGGATGTTATGAGCAATGAGGAGCTCTGTGAATTTGTTAAATCTAGGCTTGAGGTATCTGATGACCTGGAAAAAGTGTGCAATTGGGTTGTGGACACTTGTTTACATAAGGTATGTAAATTTGCTACTAATGAATTGTTATTTTGGGTTTGAAATGGCATATTAGAGAGCAACGAGGGTTGTCTAATCAGTAAAATTTAGAGCAAAGATCTGAGATTAAAGATTGCAGTGAGAAAGATGTTTTTCCCAAAGTCTCCTGTTAACTACAATTGATATTGTACtgtatttctataaatttctaCATGGCAGTGGGTGATGGGGATTTCATAAAGCTCCctcaatttaatgtaattgttGGTGGGAATAATTTTAACTTGAATTTAAAGTTTTTACAAGTTGGTTTGTTTTAAGGGTGTTTTTCTGACGTTGTCACACCTCTTTTGTAGGTTCTGATTCCAAATCAGataatcaactagcatttattaagcacctaatatatgttccaggcactgggtTAAATATTGGAGAtaagaggcaaaaaaaataaaataaaactacctTTCAAGGAGCAGTTAATGAGGGAGAATATGCgaacatatgtgtataaataggATATAAGCAAGTTAATTCGGAGATGACCTCAGAAGAAAGGCATTTAAATTAAAGAGAATTGGGGTCaaagggaggagaaggatgggtctttagctgaaacttgaaagaagccaggaaagccaggatagagagaaaagaaggcaaGGTCTCCAGCCAAGGAGGAGAAGCTAATGAAAACACTGGACATTGGGAGATGGGTTGTCTTGTTGAAGAAATAGCAAGGAAACCAGTATTCCTGAATTGCAGAGTACATGGAGAggagtaaggtataaaaagataGGGAGGGGCCAAATTGGAAAGGGCTTGAAAAACCAAATaagggattttatatttaatcctggaaaGTGATATCTTGGGAGGTTTTTGAAAGGGGACTGGGCAGTGATATATGATCATATGATATCATCATATATGacgatatatgatatatatgatatatgatgaTGACATATGATCAGGTCTTCACTATAGGAAATGACCTGAGAATGGCagctattaattaattattaggTGAATTCCaattgctttgctttgttttattttgatttgatattggttctcttaattttttcttttaattattgttCATTCTAAAAGGTGTggttttttgagttttttaaaagcttatttatgtatttgtcaccaaatcttaattttaatttcttcactctTAAGTAGATTTATCTTGGTGACATTTTTTATGTTGCAGGTCATAACTTACCCAGGTCTTTTCGAAAAAACTCAATTTATTGAAGGACAGATTATTTCTGTCTTAttctaaagaaaatgtttttctattttagtgTTCTAATCCAAgagtctttaaaatattattatgggaagcttttcttattttttctgtgaTAGATAATtgggtttattatttttaattcaggtctttttctggaagtggtatcattttattttggctttttaatTAATCCAGTGATGTGattctcagttcttttttctagtacatttttttccctaactaGGTAGAGTGagaattatttgactttttttttcttttttgtagtaaaatgaataaaattagtgTTCAGCTTTTTTTAGAAATCCAGATTATAGTTGAAActtgacaatctttttttttttttttttttttttttcccagtgtaaAGTTTTAGTTTCTTATTTTGGAGCTACTGAAGTCTATTATTGAATAGAGgatcattataaaaatgagaatggaGTTCCATGACTTTGgaatatacttttgtttttatatacacaaaacaacacacacacacacacacatatatatttgtatattgtttgtgtgtgtgtatataatttatatagtggAGCTTGTGTtaatgaatatacatacatacacacaatatacatatatgtgtgtatattgtatgtgtatatatgtatatatatagtgcaAAATTTTTCTGTAGATTGTTTCTTTATAGATTATAGAATTTTTGACCCAGCCAGAGAACTTCCTTTTAGGGCTCCTGTGTTCTTAGGGTGtctgaatattttgttttccttgatatcttctttctatttacaGAACTCTTGGCCTGAAGTCCTGACTCCACTTTTGCctactttctttctattttaaaaaatttgaatcttCATTTGTAATTGATCTTTATTTCTGCATGTTGTATTTTAAATTGTTATGATATCAAACTCTACGATATTTTTGTGGCTCAGTATTTGATTCTTTTGgtaacttttctattttctaatttattctatGATGGTTTGGTGTCTTGTTTGGTTCAGTGCCAGAGTTCTGCATTGTCTCTTTGATCTGAGCTGACCATCTATAgagtattttttgtttgattgttgtTGGTTAGAATTTAAACTTTAGATCTATTATAACCtgaaataattatagaaaacaATTCAGTGAAAAATCATAACTTGAAGTATAATAATTCCCTTACAAAACTTGTTTGTTTTAAAACTacctttggagaaggaaattgtgcGGTCTTAGATTTCTGAAACTTATGTAGCTGCTGTAGTCTAAAAAGCCTATATCCAGAAATATCTTCCTAAGAGATGGGAGAGCATACTCATTTTCCCTGGAGGTAAAAATATCCATGCACTGGATTATCTGCTTTGTCTCAGGAGCCtgtgttaatttttatttatatctttatgcctcataatatttatatgtaaattatgtGGCTTTATGTTAATCACTTCCCCTACCCCCATTCACTATATAAGAAATCTTGTCATTGTGGCCAAAGAAAATTTTAGTGaatgtgtctttaaaaaaaagaattcatcttGTACACAGGTGTATTTAAAAGGGTCACTGCATTGAACtctgaaggaatttttttttgaaatgtccTTATTTGCAGTTTAGAGTTAGGTTAAATTATGTGGGAAATTACtgagggggggaaagaagggaggaatgacATTTTGAGCCTAGATGATTGGTATAATGGAGTATCACTTCACCCACTCCTAccctaggaagaaaaaaaactttttgggaattttttttctccccatgtttgtctccctctttccccaaataTTAGTTTGGGAGGGGAACTTTGGCATGGGGTTGGCAATATAGACATTTCATTCCTAGAGAAGTCAGCAGAAAAATAATTGGTTGTTTTGAGAAAGTGaatctttttagtttaatgtaagaCTTTGTTATGTAGTTTTGGTTTTTGGAATGAAAATAAGttactttataatattttgacATTATTGTAGAGGAATATAGATGTTACTACAATTCACAATTCTCATACTCCATACTTTACactaaataagcatttaataggATAgagactggacttgtgatttcattggcacagGGAAAACCAGATTATGATCTTTTAATGTAGTCTGATACCTTTGAAAAATATAGTCTTAGGAActagtttaaatgacttgcctctgGTCATCCATAGATGCGtgcacgcgcgcgcgcgcgcacacacacacacatacatatacctatacatacacacacagtatTTAACAGAATTTAACAGTTTTGTAAAGCcagatttttatatattgtgTTCCTACATTTTCACATCTAGGTTAGGCCCTTTATCACTCTTGCCTAGACTAATTTTGATAGCATTATTACCTCAGGCCTCTTGCTCTAATAAATACTGGTTGATTGCTCTCCAGTTTAGGAACTATGTGCAAGATTTGGTGTGtacatataaatgaataataaatactaGGTAACCAGAGAAAGAATAGTAGCAGATCTTGGGGATCAGGAAAAGGTTCTTAGAGAATATAGTGTTTGAGCTCAGTTTTGAAGGAGGCATCTCTGGCATAGGCACAGAGGTGAGAAATGGATGTGATAGCATGTTCTCCAATTGGCTCTTTGACTATAAATTTTGGAAGTGCAGTCTTTTTGCATCAATAAAGATAGTTCTTAAATTGGAAAGATGAAAATCACATGTTtcaaatgtaattaaaaattgCTAGTACTTATAGATAGAACCCGTCAAAAATAATGCTACTTAAGGTAGGATATAGCTGTGAGAACCTGGACTTGTAAGATATTTGCCTTATGGAATAATGTCTTCATTAAGCCAACCACTTGGGGGAGGGGGTTATTCATGCTAATTGAAGAATACAAATAATTGCTGAAGACCATtggtatttctaaaatattatattattcagttgtttcaacatatttttattaCCCGGATATAACtggtttttcattttccccacacACTATTTGCTGTAGACACATTGAAATTGCCAAAAAGAGAAGGACCAGAAACAAGACATCAATAATTGATACTTCATCTTCATCCCTGAATCATTTTGGAAATTCACTTTCTTTAGAAGCAGTACTCTCTGTAATTTTATTCGTCTCTGTATTGGTTTGTCTAGAGGCAAAGACCATTGAATCCCTATATGGAGGTGCAGAGGTTAGTTATTAGGTAAccagacaacaagcatttatgtttTTATAGTGTGTCAGAGTCTTGGAATGCAAATAAAGGAAGATAGCACATGAATGGAAGCTGAAAATaagtgagggaaaggaaggtaTCTTGTGTGGAGCATTATTGAGAAGACTGGATTGCAGCCTAGTGAGAATTGAAGAGAAAATGGCTTGTGCACCCTCCTTAAAATGGTAGTTCAGTCAAAAGGAGGGCTGCAGAAGGCTGAGAGGACTTCTAAGATGCGAAAGAACTGAGATGATCCTCCAGGATTTCTGAGGAATAGTTCAGGCATAATCAATGATGTGAACCTAATAAATCTGAAGCATTTGCCTCATTGAAGTATTTTGCGTTAGGTTGTAAAAGCATTGCtgtcttgattttacagatgaggaagccaagAGACAAAACTGTGAATTGACTTGCCAAAATTCATATAGCTAATGAGTTGCAGATATAACATTTATACTTGGCTCTTCTATGTTCAAAGGATGACTACttttcttgctgcacaataaTTGTCCCCAAAATTGTAATGATTACATGTATAACGGTATGAGAGGTTACTCACCACCTATATATTATTAAACATTAGGTGAAAAATGCATTTAGCTAATCCCCCTccttgagaaatattttttaattttttttcatgaagttCTTATGACTTCAGCATTTTTCTTGCTCATTAACTGACAACCTATTCTTGACTTAAAATTTGTGATCAGGAAATTATAAACTATGAAGGCAATATGATTAACTTCTTTGAATTAAATGAAGAGTACTTTAGTTTTGATCAGCAagcttttaattaatttaattcaaataacTGTTAATTTGATAGGAACTTAGAAAATGCAAATAGTATATTCAAATGTTTGTTACAGTCATGAAACTTAAGTATTTGGCGAAGTACAAAATATAAAGTTGTAATTAATAGAGAATTAGAAGTACAGGTAAATGTAAAAGTAGAGCATATGAATGAATGTTTATTTCTGGTAAGCAATAGTCTTTTCTATCTTCTGATTCTTTGTTTATGGTTGAAAGAAATGCCTTGTAATTACTTTTATATTCTCTAAGAGCAGGAATGCTTGTGGATTTTTGGCTGCCTCATCATGTAGCTAGCTCTTTTAGCTCATGTTTATATCTCCTTGACTTTAGAACATATTACAAAGAAGCTATAAGAGTATGTTTTTAGCATGATATTAACTTTTGGATTCTTGTATATTTAACGCATGTAGGATAGATGAATGGAATATAATAAAACAAGAGGTATATGCACTAATTCCATCTAGAATGTCACTTTTTTACAGTCAGTCTTACCTATCTAGCTTATATCATCctaatgttttttgtttctttttggttaaTGAATAAACAGTCAGAAAGATAAATATCTGagtcaaccttttttttttttttttttttttggtatttctgtAGTAATTGCTAGTTGCCCTAAAGCTTGTTTCTCCTATTCTTAGATTAGATTTTGGGGGATACTTTCATAAATTTTgccttgaaattttttatttgaaaacctTGTAGGTTTTATAGTTATTCTTTGTCACAGAAAGGAAAGTTAAAATATCACACTTGgttgattataaaaaaattacaattagcTGGATCTGCcatctttgtgaccttggacaagtcattttcttcttccttctttccttccttccctccttccctccctccttccttccttccttcttacttcAGCTTCACTTGTAAAATACTGTTCTCTAATATCCTTTATAAATAGAAATCTACTTATATTTCTAGTCACAGAATCTGAAATGGCAAGGATTGCAGAGATCACAATAGAAGAAACCTCAGATGATTTAAtacaattctttctctctctcccctccccccacccccaaaatgaGAACATTCAGGCCCAGAGAGTTGAAAAGTCAAAGACTACTATAACAAATACTTAACTTAGGATATATTAAACTACCTCCTCCAGTTTTAAGAACTCTTCTCCCTGTACTTTGTTTCCTCCCCATAATGTCACCTTTTCCAAGAATCCCCTTTACCCTCCATTTCAGACAAGAAGTTGTTGATTTTCTGTTTAAGTTCTGTTGACGAAGAAAAAGCTAAGACAGTTAGTTGCACTTGGAGAgatggcttttaactctttggaagttggattttttttggtctggCCAGTTAAATTATCTAGAAATTTGTTCCCTTATAGCTTTGATTTTATGTTCTTAGTTGTACCCCCTGTGTGCGGCAaggtaaaatttattattttctataaaacatCATTTTTGTATTGGTTTCAAGATCTGTATCaccaaattttcccttttaaatcttCTCTGAACCGATCAAGTTCAGTATCCTTAATGGGTACTATTTATCTTAAAACAGATTACAAAAAGTTGAGGAGTGGGTAGATGATAAAGCAATGGATACCCTACAGTATCATGCCTTTCAGAAATGTGGCAGTAGTagggagaggaaataaatgacttaaagAGACAACCAAATTTGGggaagattaaaatatttttttatttaaaaaggattCCTGAAATTAGCTGTTTCTAAAACCagttgcttaaaaaaaataagattaaaaaattttcagataatcCTATTTCATTGTAATCAAATTTGAGGAACCTTACCAGATTAGTTCAGCATTCCTCATTAGGAAGCTAAAATCGGGAAATCTCTATGTAATATTGTCTCCCCAACTACATACAAGAAAGCTGATTTCTCCTACCCTTCTTTGAATTTGTTTGGCTGAGAGATCTAATCTGAGGTAGCGCTAAAGTTACCTTGGATTTGAATAGGTACAAATGCCATCACTCTTCTTCCTTAAACAAAGATCCCTACCATCATAACCCCTACCTTCACATCCATTATAGCACATAAAAGATTAAAAGGAGATGCCACTTTGTTCTGTATACTTtgcaataaaaactttttttatttatagaagcTTTTGTGTATGTGTTACACATTTGAGGAATATGAATTAGTATAGCAGCAGCCCTATTATAAATCTTGtttaactgataaaaaaaaaaaagtaaagcacaTGGTTGAAACCTTTAATTTGGATATTAGTACTTATCTTAACTCTTAAGAGAGTTCATTCTAGAGTTATGCATGAACCTATAACTATAAGGACTTTACAATCTTTGGAGACCTGAACATTTGAGTACTTATAACAAACAGACTGAATATTTAGTTTCTGCcctgcaaatat harbors:
- the PPM1B gene encoding protein phosphatase 1B isoform X2: MGAFLDKPKTEKHNAHGAGNGLRYGLSSMQGWRVEMEDAHTAVVGIPHGLDNWSFFAVYDGHAGSRVANYCSTHLLEHITNNEDFRAAEKPGSALEPSVENVKSGIRTGFLKIDEYMRNFSDLRNGMDRSGSTAVGVMISPEHVYFINCGDSRAVLFRSGQVCFSTQDHKPCNPREKERIQNAGGSVMIQRVNGSLAVSRALGDYDYKCVDGKGPTEQLVSPEPEVYEILRAEEDEFIILACDGIWDVMSNEELCEFVKSRLEVSDDLEKVCNWVVDTCLHKGSRDNMSIVLVCFSNAPKVSDEAVKKDSDLDKHLESRVEEIMEKSGEEGMPDLAHIMRILSAENIPNLPPGGGLAGKRYIIEAVYNRLNPHRENDGGAGDLEDPW
- the PPM1B gene encoding protein phosphatase 1B isoform X1; this encodes MGAFLDKPKTEKHNAHGAGNGLRYGLSSMQGWRVEMEDAHTAVVGIPHGLDNWSFFAVYDGHAGSRVANYCSTHLLEHITNNEDFRAAEKPGSALEPSVENVKSGIRTGFLKIDEYMRNFSDLRNGMDRSGSTAVGVMISPEHVYFINCGDSRAVLFRSGQVCFSTQDHKPCNPREKERIQNAGGSVMIQRVNGSLAVSRALGDYDYKCVDGKGPTEQLVSPEPEVYEILRAEEDEFIILACDGIWDVMSNEELCEFVKSRLEVSDDLEKVCNWVVDTCLHKGSRDNMSIVLVCFSNAPKVSDEAVKKDSDLDKHLESRVEEIMEKSGEEGMPDLAHIMRILSAENIPNLPPGGGLAGKRYIIEAVYNRLNPHRENDGAPDDAEESGSQGKLVEALRQMRINHRGNYRQLLEEMLTSYRLAKVQGEESAAESAAGATSSNNDAGDPVTMLEPHTETKSDLDELEHSNEDSGTQMSDSRI